The following is a genomic window from Deltaproteobacteria bacterium HGW-Deltaproteobacteria-4.
TTCATGTCTCGAAGTATAACTATGAGTTTGATTTCTTGTCAGATCGATGGCAAATCTCTGGCGATGCCTCCTTGCTCTTCAAAAATCTTGAAACTGATGACCATGAGTTTGAACTGGGTTTTCGTGCGGCTTTGTCGCGATATGCAGAAGAGTCTTCTGCCCGACATACGCAAAATATGTTTTTCGCTACACAAAAATACTTAAAAAACACAGGGGCTAACTCTCTAACAGTAAAGGATATTTCTAAATTTCTGTCTCAGCTTCCTAAAGACGAAGAGTATAAACTGGGAGTCGTTAAGGGCTTTTGGCTGCAATGGTTCGACTGGGACCTGCCGGGGATCGACAAAGACGTCGCCGATTTCCTGGAAGAGTTAATCCTTTCCGGCAACACCAAAGGTGAGGCGGTCGCGAAGGGGTGCCCTTATAGCGGGCCTCTTACTGAGTTGGAACAGTCCGCCTTGCTTGACTGGGCCGTAAACGCTTTGCAGCGTGGTGCTATAAGATTGACCGAATACGCCTACTTTCTGTGCCTGATGCTCACTGGTCGCAGGGCTATCCAGATACAGTCCCTGAGAGCAGTTGACCTTCCCATGTCAGAAACTCCGAATGGAAACAACTTTACTCTGAACGTTCCTCGCGCAAAGCAAAGAGGCGGTAGCTTCAGGGGAGAATTTCGGACCATCCCTATTTCAGATGAGCTTCACATGACGCTCAAGTGTTTGGTTGTAGAGTCTAAGTCTCGAATTGAAAAACTCTTTTCCTGCAAACTCCCTCCTCAGCGGATAAAGCAACTCCCTATTTTTATCGAGTGGGGTCGGCTCGGCAATTTTAGTGACTTCAATGAGGTTGAAGCGTTGCTCAAGAATAAGCCAGATTATCTTCACGCGACCCAAAACACGGCGGGAGACCTTTTGAGAACATTTCTCAAATTGTGTGAAGCCAGGTCCGAAAGAACTGGCGACTTTATCACCCTGACTAGTCGACGCTTCAGGTACACCAAGGGTACCAACCTGGCCCGGCGAGGGATTAGTGGAACTGCTCTGGCATTGAGCCTTGACCACTCCGACACGCAAAACATTGACGTTTATACGGAGAACACATCCAAAAACGCAGAAGTCATCGAAAAAATCATGGCCCCCGTTCTGGCGCCCATGGCACAGGCATGCGTTGGGAAGCTGATCAACTCTGAGCGAGACGCATTGCGTGAAAAAGACCCGAACAGCAGGGTGTACGGTTCCCGCGATAACCCTGTAGGAAACTGTGGCTCGCATGGGTTTTGCGCTATCGGATATCGCGGGTGCTATACCTGTACGGACTTTCAGCCGTGGCGTGATGCACCCCACCATGAAGTCTTGGATGACCTGATTGCCGAGCGACAAGTGCAACAGGAGGAAGGCGTTTCCTTGCATGTGATCCAAGCGACTGACAGACTACTGCTCGCCGTCCAGTGGGTTATGCAACTGTGCGAGAAGGCCAAGGCAGAACAGTGCGAGGCGGTATAAATGGCTGAAATAATTACGTTTAGGCCTAAGTTCAAGACACCGGCAGACAATTTGGCCGAGTTGATTGCCCACTGCCGGGACAACATTGCACTCTATGAGGATCAAGGTGGCTTCGGGGTGGACGAATGGAAGACAACGCATAAGCGTCAACAGTCCATTCGGTTCAGCATTTATGACGGTGGTTTGACAGGCAAGCAGTTTACGCCCCTCCCAGACCCATATGCACTGATTGCGAAAAGCTATGTTCGCTACAAGCAACACCTTAATGAAAGCAGCGCAATCTCAGTGGTGATCGTTGGCTTACAGGCTGTTTGTGAGGCATTGATCGCAGTGCACAGAGACGCCGATATATTGAAAATCGATGGGCTTGTCCAAAGGAAGGTGGTGGAGATACTAGACACGCGCTATCCGGGATCAGACAGACTCGCCAAATACGGCGGCGGGCTTGTGACATTTTACGAGTTCCTCCGTGAAAAAGGAGTTGCCCCTGCACTGCCCATGTGGAAGAGGCCTGGGCACTGGAAGAGGGGCAAGTCAAAGGCAGAGAGAACAGACCCCGAGTCCCGAAAATGGCAGGAAAAACGGTGTCCAAGCATGCAAGAGATGCTGTGCTTGGCCGACTGCTTCTATCTGGCTGAAAAACCTCAAGACCTCTACTGGTCGAGTGTTTGCACCCTTCTGATGTTCGCGCCAGCACGGGGTAGCGAGCCTTTTGTTTTGACGCTTAACTGCATCGGGCAAGAAACGGATGGAAGTTACTATGTGAGCTGGCACAGCAGGAAGGGCTTTGGCGCGACCAAGAAATGGGTCCCCACCCCCATGGTTGAGCCTGTCAAAGAGGCCGTCAGAAGGCTTACTGAGATCAGCAAGCCAGCCAGAGACGCAGTCCAGTTTGCGTACCAGAATCCAGGAAAATTCATGCGGCACCCCGACTGTACTACACCTGCGGGCTTCCCCGAGGACAAGCCCTTGAACTTCGACCAGTTCTGCGCTGCCATGAACATGCCCAAGACTGCGAAGGGTAAAATTAACAGGGGCCTTAAGGAGACGACAGCCTGGAATCAACTGGCCATCGCTACCAAGTGGGTGAAGAAGATTTTAGATGGCGGCCCAATCACCTATCGGCGGCTGGCCGCCCTCACTCTCGAAAAGTACAAGGGCAATGACGGTCGCCTCAAAAAGGATTGGCCTAATTTGCCAGACACGGATCGTCCCATATGGGAGTCGCTGTTGCTGATTAGGGACAACGAGTTCCACGCTGATATTGCTACCAAACTGTTCAGTTGGGACTTGCCTGATGTAAACAGGCTGAACGACCAACTTGGGAAGCGGGTAGCACCGACATTGTTTGAACGATTTGGCCTTAAGGATGAAAATGGGGGGGAGATCTATATGTCCTCCCACCAGCCCCGTGTTTGGCTGTCGACACAGGCCGAACGAGGAGGTATGGATGACTGGCGGTTGGCACGCTGGGCGGGGCGTGTAAACCTTAAGGACAACCGGCACTACAACATGATGACCAGGGCTGAGTACATCGAAAAATCAAGAGCGGTGCTGGGCTTGGAAACTGCGCCGACAGCCCTAGAGGCAGCCAAGATGAAATTACCCGTGACATATGAATCTCTTGGCATAGATCGCATTGGGGTCGCCGTTCCCACCTTATGGGGGATGTGCGTCTTTAACTTTGCCGAGTCGCCTTGCCGGAAGGCTGGCGATTGCATGCTTTGCAAGGATCACGTCTGCATCAAGGGGTTGCCAAACACGTTGGAGCGTCTGAAGCTCCTTGAGAACCATGTTGCCACATCGCTTACTAAGGCCAAAGATGCCGCCGGGTCAGGCATTTTCGGAGCTGATCGCTGGGTGACGCATTTGGGATGGAAACTGGCCCACATAAGCACGCAGATAAAGCGACTGGAAGATCCGAACGTCCCCGATGGAGCCGTTCTATTGATACCGCCAGCACATGATCCAAGCCCTGTAAAGAGGGCCTTGGAGGCGCGGGGACATAACACCGACATGGACACTGACTCACCCGACAAAGTGGAACTCAGTGAACTCAGAAAGCTGATGGGGTTCTGATCTAAATGGGAGGCTAACATGCCGAAAGTTGTAATCACACTAGACAAAATACCCAAGGTCTTGAGTATCCTCGATAAATGGCGGGGGAAGCTGACCTGGGATCTTTACTGCCAAGAGGTAGCTAAAGTTTTAGGGTTGGAGAGCGTTGATCGCGGTACGCTGAATGCCTATGGAGATATAAAAGCAGCTTTCCAAAAGAAAAAGGAAAACTCTCGAAAAAGTTCCGAACACAATCACGCCAAAGACTCTACTATTGATGTACTTCTTAAAGAGATTGCCGAGAAAGAATCGAAAATAATCAGGATTGAAGACAAGTTAAACAAGTACAAAGAGCAGTTTGTACGATGGCAAAACAATTTCTATATGATGCCAGGAGTTGATTTGGATAAGCTTAACAAGGAAATCGATGCACCATTGCCAACGATTAAAAGGAAATAACCATGCCCAATAAACGAAGCAATGGTGCAGATGACGGCAAGGAGAACCTTAAAAAGGTCGAAGTGTGGATTTCTGAAAGAAATCAACATAGAGACTGGGACGATTATCAGGAAAAAGGCAAGATTCATCGTGGAAGAGTGGCCGAAGAACTTGGCTTTGGTCGCTCTGTTTGCAATCAAAACCCTGGCGTTAAAGAGCTTCTGCTGAAGTACGACAAGATTTGGTTTAACGCCGAACCTGTCACGAAAGACGCCCAGATAGCTGCGCAAGAAGCCAGCATAGAGCGCACCCGTAGCAAGTTGCAGACCGCAACGACTGACAACAATAAGCATTTTGTAAAGATCGCCGAACTTGAAGCAGAAGTCCGCAGGCTCGAAAAGAAGCTTGATAAGTATGTGGCGCTGCACGGTCTGATAATGACCGGAGGCCCCGGATGTCAAATATGAGTAGCATCAGTCATCTAAACCAAATAGTCCAGGTTGTGAAGCCCCGGCGCGATGGATATGCCACGGTGAAGATGGTTGATAGCAACGGGTCTATCATCAGTCGCGACAAGACACTGGTTGTAAAATTTCCTAGTCATTCCCTAGAGGCCGTTCGCCTGGGGTCTTTGTGGCAAGTCTCCGGTACTGAAAAGGTGTCTCAGTACAAAATAAACGGCTACGACGTGTCCGAGTACACCATTACAGCGGCTGAGGTGAAGTACCTGAAGCCCGCCGGCAGGGTCTTATCTCGCTGGATAAGCACCAACGTGAAGGGCGTTGGTAAGACTATCGCTGATAGGCTTGTGAGAAAGCAGGGGATGTTGGAGGCTATACGCAAAAGAGACAGGGAGGTCTTGCGGTCAATAAAAGGCATGTCCGACGACCGCATTGATAGCCTCTTTAAGATCTGGCCGGACGACCACCTGTACGAAGTGATTGAGTGGCTGGAAGAGCGGCACTTGCCCCTAGGGCTTGGGAACAAACTTATTGACGTTTTTGGCAGCGAAGCACTTGAGAAGGTCAAAAAGAACCCGTTCCTGCTGATGGCAATGGGCGCCCCTTTTGAAAAAGCAATGGAAGTTTCGAAGGCCTTAGGGCTAGACCTTGCTGACGAGGCTGTACTGGCCGGAGTTGCCCAGCATTTTACATCCATCCACTCCTTCGACACGGGCAGCACAATCATTGATGCTGAAACACTAATCGAGGGTTGCAAGCTAATAACAGGGCGCGAGGTTCCTGAGAACATAGGTGACATCGCTGTTTCTGCGGGCCTGCTCGCCAAGGTCGGCCTTGGTTATCAAGTCTATGGTACGGCGGTCCAAGAGGTCTCGGTTGCTTCTTTTCTGGTTGACTGCCTAACCCGCCCACCGGGACAGGGTGCTCTATTGGCCGTGTGGGAGAGGGATCTGACAGAGGCGGAGGTCAACAACGCCCTGTCAAAATATGAGAAGACCCTTGACTTCGCGTTAACAGACGAACAGAGACGAGCCATCAAGGGAGCTGTGATGTCGCCCCTGTGCGGCATATCTGGAGGGGCTGGTACTGGCAAGACAACCATTCTGAGAGGCGTTATTTCGGTCTATGAGGCACTGTCTCCCGCCATACATGTCCGGCAGGTGGCTTTGTCAGGTCGTGCGGCACAGAGGATGTCTGAGAGCACCAGAAAGCCTGCCCACTCTATCGCAAAGCTTATCTACGACCATATTGGCCAAGGCAAAAAGGAACTGCCCCCTCATCTCCTGTTGGTTATCGATGAAGCAAGCATGGTTGACCTGCTGTCGATGTACCAATTGGTTGGCATTCTTCCACCCGCTACAAGGATTCTGTTTGTTGGGGATACGGAACAGTTGCCGCCCGTTCGTGCTGGACTGATATTCCACGAACTCAAAGAATCGGGAATACCCTTTTTCAATCTATCTGAAGTAAAGCGACAGGGCGCAGAAAGTGGAATCCACCATTTCGCAATGTCTATAAGAAATGACTCTCCGGAACAGCCTGAGCAGATTGCGGAAACTGTAGATGAAAGCGCCGATTGCGTTATTGAAGAGGTCGCTACAGTCGAACGCCTTATAGAGCTGTGGGAGGAAATTCGCGATGAGGACTCCATTGTATTGTCGCCCGTCCGCAAGGGTGAGCTTGGGGTACTCAATATCAACAAGAAGCTACAGGCGCATGTTGGAGGAGATCGGCTGCCACTGTCTTACCTCGATGAGGTGCGCGGCTGGATACCCTGGTGCGGTGATGACGGAGAGTTTCTTCTTGAAGGCGACCGTGTCCTGATCACCAAGAACAACTATGACGAAGACGCTGACTTGAGGAATGGCGACCTCGGTGTCATCGAAGAAGTATACGACGAGCCTGACGATGATAATGTCGTTGGCAAGTTGCTGGTCAACGGCCAGAGCATCGGGATTACGCGTAAACTGCTTGAGAAGATAACACTCGGCTATGCTGTGACCATCCACAAGGCCCAAGGTTCGCAGTGGAATACTTGCATTGTGACAATACCAAAAGAAGGTTTGCCTATAACAGATAAGACACTTATCTATACTGCGGTCACAAGACCTACTAATAGGCTAATTATAATTGGTAATTTTAATTACATAAAGAGAGCAGTAGATAAAGGATCGGAAGCTCTTAAACGTAAAACATATATAAAAAAACGACTGGAACAATGTATTGCTCTTAAAAATAAAAATGAGACTGCTTAAAATTATACTATATTATTGTTATTATATAGATTTTTGTTATAGGGTTAGTTGCGCTTCAGCGTAATACCTACTTAAAAGAAAGGCTTGAGCAAATTATTCGTTCTGCAACCTCAAATAAAGCGGCCTAACAGAACTGATTATATTTATTTTTCACTGGATCGGTGGCAGTCCCAACTCTTTCAGAAAAGTATTGTGAGCCTCAGCCGCTTTTGTGGCACGTTTTTCAATCTCCTTTAATTCAGCGCTCACAGCCTGTAAATCAATCTCTTCCTCTGCCGTGGCGGTGCTGATATAACGCGAGATATTCAGGTTGTAGTCGTTCTTCTCGATTTCCTCCATCGAGACGCGACGGGCGTAGCGGGCTTCTTCGTTGCGATACTGATAGGTATCGACAATCTTGTCAATGTGCTCCGGCAGCAGGCGATTTTGCAGCTTACCTCTTTCGAAGTTCTCGCTGGCATTGATGAATAGAACGTCGTCCGGCTTTTTGCAGCGTTTCAGCACCAAAATACAGACTGGGATGCCGGTGGAGAAAAACAGGTTGGCGGGCAGGCCGATCACGGTGTCGATATGCCCGTCTTTTAGCAACTTGGTGCGGATGCGTTCCTCCACGCCGCCACGGAACAGTACGCCGTGGGGCAGAATGATCGCCATCACGCCGTTGTCGCTCAGGAAGTGAAAACCGTGCAAGAGAAAGGCGAAGTCTGCTGCGGATTTCGGCGCAAGTCCGTAGTTCTTGAAACGAAAATCCTCGCCCAGTGCTTCGTTCGGCTCCCAGCGATAGCTGAAGGGCGGATTGGCGACCACGGCGTCGAATTGCATCTTCTTGGCCGGGTTCATCTCGTTGAGGATATCCCAGTCGTTGAGCAGCGAATCGCCGTGGTTGATCGCGAATTCGGTATCCTTCACGCCGTGCAGTAGCATGTTCATGCGCGCCAGGTTGTAAGTGGTAATGTTCTTTTCCTGCCCGTAGATTTTTCCAATTGTGCCGCCCTCTTCATGAAGCTGCTTGCGCACATTCAACAGCAGCGAGCCGGAACCGCAAGCGAAGTCCAGAACCTGCCTCAGTTTTTTCTTTTTGCCAGTGGCCGGTTCCTGACTATCAAGCGTGACAATTTCGGAGAGAATGGTGGATATCTGTTGCGGGGTGTAGAACTCACCCGCCTTCTTGCCGGAACCGGCGGCGAATTCGCCGATCAGGTACTCATAGGCATCGCCCAGGATATCGGTGTCGGTACTGAATTTCGAAATGCCCTCGGCAATCTTCTGAATGATGGTGCAGAGTTTGGCATTGCGATCTGCCGGTTTCTTGCCCAGCTTTTCGGAGTGTAGGTTGATTTCGGAAAACAGCCCCTGAAACGTACTCTCGAATGATTTCTCTTCGATGTACTTGAAGCCCTTCCACAGGGTATCCAGCAGGTCGTCATGGTGCGTGCGCGCCATTTCGGCAACGCTGCTCCAAAGGTGCTGCGGCTCGATCACATAATGCACCTTGAGTCGCATCTGCTTTTCAAAATCTTCGATATCTTCGGCGTTCTCTTCGTACCAGATTGCAAGCGGTGAGCGCCGGTCTCCCACCTTGGGTGTGGGATAGTCTTTGCCTAACTCCTTCTTCGCCGCCATCTCGTAGTTGTCCGAGAGGTAACGCAAAAACAGGAACGACAACATATAGTCGCGAAAGTCATCGGCATTCATCGCGCCGCGCAACTGGTTGGCGATATCCCAGAGAGTTTTGCCGAGTTGGCTCATTTCTTCTTTAGTCATTTTTATAGACCCCAATTTATACCCTTATGGATGTAGCCCTGGTAAATCGAAAGAATAACGTTCCAGAAACCCATTTAAGATATTCCGAAATAGCTGCTTGTTGTCTTCCGTTAGCTCATTTGGCTCAAAAAGCGAATAACCACCATGACTCAAAAGATTTAAAGCACGGCTAAAGAGAACATCATCATCTACGCCATGAATACATCCAGAAAAATCACTAAACCCGAAAAACGAAGAAGTTTTCTCTAAGACACATCGCAGCACATTGAAGTGATTGGCATAGAGTCGGCCAGATTCACATGCTTTCTGTAATTCGCTGAGCATCGCCACATGGTGGAAAAAAGGAGTATCAGTTGTTGACTGAAGGCTATAGCCGCCATCACCGTTTTCATGAATAAAGTACAACTTATGAGGTTCCTTTTTTAGCTCATTACACATCACATTAAAGAACAGACTGTGGTGTGACGATATGATTGTCCTAATATTTCTTCCAGAGCTACGCCGAAGCAGTTTGGCCAAATCAGAGGAAACTGCTATGGCGTTGTTATCATCCAGTGAAGAAATCGGGTCGTCTATGTAGAAATACCTGACCCAGTCATAGATATTTGTGTCGTCGTCCAACGCCACTTCACAAATAGCGAGATAAATACACCAAATGAATATATTCTCCTCGCCACGCGAAATCTTAATATTATTCTCAATTACCGTTTCCGGTTCGTCCGATTCTGGTCTAAATCTTGGATTTTTCACCTCCTTACTGAAAACAATATGCCAATTATCATAATCGATCATAAAATTAAACTTTGCATAACGCCCAAGATAGGTAAAAATCCTTTCCTCAAGCGCAAGTGTTTTGAATCCATCAAAAAATCGAGAGGCATAATTAATTTTTAAGAATCTTTCTGCATCATTTTCCAAGTCATTGTTCCAACTGAACAAATCTTCTGTGTAGGCGTTGAAGTACAAGGTATCTCGATCAATACCTTTCTTCCGCTTGCCTACATCTTTGAATTCCATTGATAGGCGAGTTTTGCCCGTACCGTTAAATGCGTAAAGCAAAACAAAATGAACGCCACCATTATCATGTTCACGCAGGTCATCTCTTAGTCGAGTGACTACCTTACGCAGGTTTTTATATTTATAGATTCTTGGTTTGCTGCTCATACGTTTACTTCATCCATAACCGGGAAGAGCTGCTGCAACAGGCCTTTTTTATGCAACTTGAGGGTAGCAATTTTTTGGGTTTGGTTGGTAATCAGCTCGTCGATGGAGGTAAGGCAAGCGGCAATTTTTTGTTGCTCTTCTTTTTTCGGAATAGGTATTTTTCCGTTCAATACATCTGAATTATTTACCTTCATATCGTTCTTTGCACCTTTATTGACAATCGGCTGCAAATAACTATTCACATGAAAATCTCTTGAGAAATACTGGCCTAAATATTCTGGATGCGCTATATCCGTGACGCGATAAACAGCGTATAGGGTCGAAACAATACCTGTTTTTCCTCTGTTTTCCTTGATGATTCCGAATGGATTATTTTTTAATGGGCTTTTTGTATATACGATGTCTCCTGTCTCAACGACATGATAGTCCTTGACACTGACCCCGGCATACGAACGACCCTTAAATTCTATTTGGTTTACACACCCGTATTCACCGGACACGGAAAGCACATTTTGTGGTCCATATTTTAAATCTCTGTTTCTATGCTTCGTCTCAAAAAGTAATTCACTCAATAATTTTTTTCCCCAATCTCCGGCCTCCTGAAACTCAGGAAAACGAAGTTTTGGCACAGTTTTGCCTTCGGCTGGGAAAAGTTGCTGAATCAGGCCTTTTTTATAGGCCTTGAGTGATTCGACATTATTGACCTGGTTGACAATCAACTCGTCGATGGAGGTGAAGCAATCTGTTATTTTTTGTTGTTCTTCTGGTTCGGTCACAGGTACGGGCATAGACATGAAAACATCATTGGATATGCTCATGCGGTCATGTCTTGCACCGCTATTTGAAACTACTTGCAAGTAATGATGCCACCTGGTTGACTTGAAGTATTGTTCGTAAAAATCGTTAATTTTGTTGTTGAATCTAAAGACGGTATAAAGAGGCGACATTACCCCTTTTGCAATTTTATTCTTCGAGATTGGGCCAACAGACGCAATGATTGATACTCGCGGGTTGTAAACGTAGTCTCCTTCTTCAACAATATAGTAGCCTCCAAGGTTGCTTTGGTTGGCTATATCCTTATCGAAGTAATCTCGCTGATCAACAACGCCGTATTGTGCTGAGTTAGTCAGGACACGAGTCTCACCGCTATCTAAATTTCTCTGAGTGGTACGTTTTGCCAGATGTTTTAGCTTGCTTATCTGCCAGTCCCCTTTATCACGAAACTCAGAAAAACGTCGCTCCGGCACCAAGCCCTTTTTCTTACTCATACGCATTCACCCCCGATATCTCGCGCCCACCCGCGAGCTTTTTTAGATAGGGCACTAGGTCTGCCATCAAGACCAGTTCGGCTTCTCGCCGCGCTTTCCAACCGAGCTCTAGAGGTGCAAGCAGGTCGGTGAGCTGTTCGCCGTCAAAGATCATGCGGCCCATGATGGTATCGACGAAGGCTTGTAGCGCCGTAGTTTGCAAGCCGTGCTTGTTGGCGATGTTGGCCAGGTCGGCGGCGGCCTTTTGCGCTTTGAAGACATGGAAACCTTCATATATTTCTTTTGTACTCAAGACTTCGCCTGTTGTCAGACTTTTGATGTAGTCGACGATATCTTCTCGTTCACTCTCAAGATTTGAATAACTCCTAATCATTTCAATAATTTGTGCGCGTGTCATCTTCTGCTTGCCGGTTTTCTGGGTAGATTTGGCAATCAGCCCCATGATGTAGTCATAGTCGATGAGGCTGGAGGCGAATAGCACCAGGTCGAATTCCAGTTGTTGTAGTTCTAGCTCTAGCCCCTCCTCATCGCCTTTACCTTGCTTGCGCTTGAGTTCAAGCGCGGTGTCGAGATAGACGGCCCTGAAGCTGCGCAGGGTGTCGGTGGGCAGCTTCTGTTCGATGGTTTTTTTGCTCTGGTCGTCGAGGTCGGTGTATTGCTCCAGTTGGGTCTTGAGCTTCTGCACCTCTTTAAAGTGGTTGATGAATTCCGCCTTGGCGATGTCTCCCTTGAGGTTGAACACTTGCGAAGGCGCACAGGGCAGCCCTTTGGCGGCCATAAAGGTTTCCAACTTGTCCACTGCTGCTTGGTACTGTTCCACCACCTTGGGGGCGGGGTCGACCAGCCAGATTTCCCGCGCCCGGTCGATGTCCGCACCGGAAAAGAGTTTGATTGCGTCGTCTACTTCGCTCTCCTGATAGCGGAAGTCAAGGATGTTGCCCCAGGGCTTGCTGTCGTTGAGCACCCGATTGGTGCGCGACAAGGCCTGGATCAGGCCGTGGTGTTTGAGGATTTTATCCACGTACAGGGTGTTGAGATATTTGGAATCGAAGCCGGTAAGCAGCATGTCCACCACGATGGTGATATCAATCTTGTTTTTGCGCGAGTAGTCGGCGTTACAATATTTGTGGTCCTTGATGCGCTGCTGCACGTCCTGATAGTAGAGGTCGAATTCATTGATGGAGTGATTGGTACCATATTGCCGGTTGTAGTCGTCAATAATGGTTTTGAGCGCGGCCTTTTTTTTCTCCGGATCTTGCTTGTTGTCTTCCTTTTCCTGTGCCAGGTCTTCCTGTAGTTGCTGCACATCCTTGTTGCCTTCTGCCGGTGGAGAGAAGACGCAGGCGATGTGAAGTGGGTCGAAGGTTTCATCTTCGGCCTGTTTTTTTGCCTGCATGGTTTTGAATCGCTCGTAATATTCCATGGCGTTGTTAATGGAAGCAGTGGCCAGTATTGCGTTGAAGCGGCGATGGTCTGTGGCGCTGTCGTGCTTTTGCAGTATGGCGTTGATGACAGCATCCGCCGGCGGCGTTTGCCCTTTCTTTGGCTTTTTATCCCCCTCTTTGCCGAAATAATCGATGTGGAAACTCAGCACGTTTTTGTCATCGATAGCGTGGGTGATGGTGTAGGCGTGTAGCTCCTTTTCGAAGATGTCTTTGGTGGTTTTGAAGGAGCCGACATTGCCATCGATCTGCTGATAGGTGGCGTTTTCGTCAAAGATAGGCGTGCCGGTAAAACCGAACAGTTGCGCCTTGGGAAAGAACTTTTTGATGGCCTTGTGGTTCTCGCCAAACTGGGAGCGGTGGCATTCATCGAAGATAAAGACGACGCGCTTGTCGCACAGGGGTTCGAGGCGTTCCTTGTAGGTCTGTTTGCCCTCTTTTTGTTTTGCCTTGTTGCGCTTGCTGTTTTCGTCCAGCGCCAGGCCCAGCTTCTGGATGGTGGTGACAATCACCTTGTCGGCGTAGTCGTCCGACAACATACGGCGCACCATGGCTTCGGTGTTGGTGTTTTGCTCGACACAGCCCTCCTGAAATTTGTTGAATTCCTCGCGAGTCTGGCGATCAAGGTCTTTGCGGTCCACCACGAATAGGCATTTTTCGATGTCGGGGTTGTCCTTCAGTAAGGTGGAGGCCTTGAACGAGGTGAGCGTCTTACCGCTGCCGGTGGTGTGCCAGATATAGCCGTTGCCGCGATTCTGGTGGATACATTCAACAATAGCCTTGACCGCATAGATTTGGTAAGGCCGCATAATAAGAATTTTTTGCTCGCTCTGCACCAAAACCATGTAGCGGCCGATCAAGCGGCCTAGGCGGCACTTTTCGAGGAAGTCGTCAGCAAAGTCGTGCAGGTTTGCAATTTTGTTGTTTTTTTCGTCGGCGTGCTGGTAGATGGGCAAAAAGCGCTCTTCAGCGTTAAAGCTGAAGTGCTGGTTACAGTTGTTTG
Proteins encoded in this region:
- a CDS encoding DEAD/DEAH box helicase, which produces MTQKENQIEQSLIAKLTDLKYTYRDDIRDKATLEKNFRQKFEALNRVHLTDAEFARLRDEIITADVFTAAQALREKGKFTREDGTPLEYMLVNLRDWCKNEFEVINQLRINTDNSHHRYDVILLINGLPMVQIELKTLQISPRRAMEQIVDYKSDPGNGYTNSLLCFMQLFIVSNESDTRYFANNCNQHFSFNAEERFLPIYQHADEKNNKIANLHDFADDFLEKCRLGRLIGRYMVLVQSEQKILIMRPYQIYAVKAIVECIHQNRGNGYIWHTTGSGKTLTSFKASTLLKDNPDIEKCLFVVDRKDLDRQTREEFNKFQEGCVEQNTNTEAMVRRMLSDDYADKVIVTTIQKLGLALDENSKRNKAKQKEGKQTYKERLEPLCDKRVVFIFDECHRSQFGENHKAIKKFFPKAQLFGFTGTPIFDENATYQQIDGNVGSFKTTKDIFEKELHAYTITHAIDDKNVLSFHIDYFGKEGDKKPKKGQTPPADAVINAILQKHDSATDHRRFNAILATASINNAMEYYERFKTMQAKKQAEDETFDPLHIACVFSPPAEGNKDVQQLQEDLAQEKEDNKQDPEKKKAALKTIIDDYNRQYGTNHSINEFDLYYQDVQQRIKDHKYCNADYSRKNKIDITIVVDMLLTGFDSKYLNTLYVDKILKHHGLIQALSRTNRVLNDSKPWGNILDFRYQESEVDDAIKLFSGADIDRAREIWLVDPAPKVVEQYQAAVDKLETFMAAKGLPCAPSQVFNLKGDIAKAEFINHFKEVQKLKTQLEQYTDLDDQSKKTIEQKLPTDTLRSFRAVYLDTALELKRKQGKGDEEGLELELQQLEFDLVLFASSLIDYDYIMGLIAKSTQKTGKQKMTRAQIIEMIRSYSNLESEREDIVDYIKSLTTGEVLSTKEIYEGFHVFKAQKAAADLANIANKHGLQTTALQAFVDTIMGRMIFDGEQLTDLLAPLELGWKARREAELVLMADLVPYLKKLAGGREISGVNAYE